A stretch of Enterobacter cloacae complex sp. ECNIH7 DNA encodes these proteins:
- a CDS encoding efflux RND transporter permease subunit has product MANFFIQRPVFAWVLAIILMIAGGLAILKLPVAQYPTIAPPAVAISATYPGADAQTVQDTVTQVIEQNMNGIDKLMYMSSTSDSAGNVTITLTFESGTDPDIAQVQVQNKLQLAMPLLPQEVQQQGIGVEKSSSSFLLVAGFVSDNKNLTQNDISDYIASNVKDAISRTSGVGDVQLFGAQYAMRIWLDSNAMNKYQLTPQDIINQLKTQNAQIAAGQLGGTPSIPGQQLNTSIIAQTRLKTPEEFGRVTLKVNQDGSMVHLKDVARIELGGENYNMVTKINGQAATGLGIKLATGANALDTAAAIKSKLAQLQQFFPQGLKVVYPYDTTPFVKISIHEVVKTLFEAIILVFLVMYLFLQNLRATLIPTIAVPVVLLGTFAVLAAFGFSINTLTMFGMVLAIGLLVDDAIVVVENVERVMVEDKLPPKEATQKSMEQIQGALVGIAMVLSAVFIPMAFFGGSTGAIYRQFSLTIVSAMALSVLVALILTPALCATLLKPLSGDHHEKKGGFFGWFNALFDKSVEHYSNSVSGILRKAGRYLAVYVIIVVGMAVLFLRLPTSFLPEEDQGVFMTMVQLPAGATQTRTQQVLDQVQDYYLNKEKANVDSVFTVNGFSFSGQGQNAGIAFVSLKPWEERPGSENGVEAIVGRATKAFSQIKDGLVFPFNLPAIIELGTATGFDFELIDQANLGHNQLTQARDQLLSMVKEHPDLLVRVRPNGLEDTPQFKLDVDQEKAQALGVSLSDVNQTISTALGGTYVNDFIDRGRVKKVYVQADAKFRMLPGDINNLYVRSANGEMVPFSAFSNARWVFGSPRLERYNGMPSMEILGESAQGKSTGEAMAMMESLAAKLPSGIGYDWTGMSYQERLSGNQAPALYAISLIVVFLCLAALYESWSIPFSVMLVVPLGVIGALLAASLRGLNNDVYFQVGLLTTIGLSAKNAILIVEFAKDLMDKEGKGIIEATLEASRMRLRPILMTSLAFILGVMPLVISTGAGSGAQNAVGTGVMGGMLSATLLAIFFVPVFFVVVRRRFTHHKG; this is encoded by the coding sequence ATGGCCAATTTCTTTATTCAGAGACCGGTTTTCGCCTGGGTACTTGCCATCATTTTGATGATTGCAGGCGGGCTGGCCATTCTCAAACTTCCCGTCGCACAGTATCCGACCATTGCCCCTCCCGCTGTGGCGATATCCGCGACCTACCCGGGAGCCGACGCTCAAACGGTGCAGGATACCGTGACCCAGGTTATCGAACAGAACATGAACGGTATCGATAAGCTGATGTATATGTCCTCCACCAGCGATTCAGCGGGTAACGTCACCATCACCCTGACCTTCGAGTCAGGAACCGATCCGGACATCGCCCAGGTGCAGGTGCAGAACAAGCTGCAGCTCGCCATGCCGCTGCTGCCGCAAGAGGTACAGCAGCAAGGGATTGGCGTGGAGAAATCCAGCAGCAGCTTCCTGCTGGTCGCCGGCTTTGTTTCAGACAACAAAAATCTCACGCAGAATGACATCTCTGACTATATCGCGTCGAACGTCAAAGATGCCATCAGCCGAACGTCTGGCGTCGGTGACGTTCAGCTGTTTGGCGCCCAGTATGCAATGCGCATCTGGCTCGACAGCAACGCGATGAACAAATACCAGCTGACGCCGCAGGATATTATCAACCAGCTGAAAACGCAGAACGCCCAGATAGCGGCAGGCCAGCTGGGCGGGACGCCGTCCATTCCCGGGCAGCAGCTGAACACCTCGATCATCGCGCAAACCCGCCTGAAAACACCGGAGGAGTTTGGCCGCGTGACGCTTAAGGTGAACCAGGACGGCTCGATGGTTCATTTGAAGGACGTGGCTCGCATTGAGCTGGGTGGCGAAAACTACAATATGGTCACTAAAATCAACGGGCAGGCGGCAACCGGTCTGGGGATTAAGCTGGCAACCGGGGCAAATGCGCTGGACACTGCGGCAGCCATTAAGAGCAAGCTGGCGCAACTGCAGCAGTTCTTCCCGCAGGGGCTGAAAGTGGTCTATCCCTATGACACCACGCCTTTTGTAAAGATCTCCATCCACGAAGTGGTGAAGACGCTGTTTGAAGCTATCATTCTCGTCTTCCTGGTCATGTACCTGTTCCTGCAAAACCTGCGCGCGACCCTCATCCCAACTATCGCGGTGCCGGTCGTTCTGCTGGGTACCTTCGCGGTTCTGGCGGCATTCGGTTTCTCCATCAATACCCTGACGATGTTCGGCATGGTGCTGGCGATAGGTCTGCTGGTCGATGACGCTATCGTGGTCGTTGAGAACGTTGAACGCGTCATGGTCGAGGACAAACTGCCGCCGAAAGAGGCCACGCAGAAGTCGATGGAGCAGATCCAGGGTGCACTGGTCGGGATCGCCATGGTGCTCTCGGCGGTCTTTATTCCGATGGCCTTTTTTGGCGGCTCGACGGGGGCGATCTATCGTCAGTTCTCGCTGACTATCGTTTCCGCTATGGCGTTGTCCGTACTGGTTGCGCTAATCCTGACGCCCGCACTCTGCGCAACGTTGCTTAAGCCCCTATCCGGCGACCATCATGAGAAAAAAGGTGGCTTCTTCGGCTGGTTTAATGCGCTCTTCGATAAAAGCGTGGAGCACTACAGCAACAGCGTGAGCGGTATTTTGCGTAAGGCAGGGCGCTATCTGGCGGTGTACGTCATTATCGTCGTAGGGATGGCGGTGCTCTTCCTGCGCTTGCCCACCTCCTTCCTGCCCGAAGAGGATCAGGGGGTGTTTATGACGATGGTTCAACTCCCGGCGGGTGCAACCCAGACACGTACTCAGCAGGTCCTTGATCAGGTTCAGGACTACTATCTGAACAAAGAGAAAGCGAACGTTGATTCTGTCTTTACCGTAAACGGCTTTAGCTTTAGCGGCCAGGGCCAGAACGCCGGTATTGCCTTCGTCAGCCTGAAGCCCTGGGAGGAGCGACCGGGGTCGGAAAACGGCGTTGAAGCCATTGTGGGTCGCGCGACAAAAGCCTTCAGTCAGATTAAAGACGGCCTCGTGTTCCCTTTTAACCTGCCTGCCATTATTGAGCTGGGTACCGCCACGGGCTTCGATTTTGAGTTGATCGATCAGGCGAACCTGGGGCATAACCAGCTGACGCAGGCGCGTGATCAGCTGCTTAGCATGGTGAAAGAGCACCCTGACCTGCTGGTTCGCGTGCGACCTAACGGCCTTGAAGATACGCCTCAGTTCAAGCTGGATGTCGACCAGGAGAAAGCGCAGGCGCTGGGCGTGAGTCTTTCTGACGTCAACCAGACGATTTCGACGGCCTTAGGTGGCACCTATGTGAACGACTTTATCGATCGTGGGCGCGTGAAAAAGGTCTACGTACAGGCCGACGCAAAATTCCGTATGTTGCCGGGAGATATTAATAATCTTTACGTACGCAGCGCGAATGGGGAAATGGTCCCGTTCTCAGCCTTCAGCAACGCTCGCTGGGTCTTTGGTTCGCCTCGTCTGGAGCGCTATAACGGAATGCCCTCTATGGAGATCCTGGGTGAATCCGCTCAGGGTAAAAGTACCGGTGAGGCCATGGCTATGATGGAAAGTCTCGCGGCAAAACTGCCTTCCGGTATCGGCTATGACTGGACGGGGATGTCTTATCAGGAGCGCCTCTCGGGTAACCAGGCGCCAGCACTGTACGCCATTTCACTGATCGTGGTGTTCCTGTGCCTGGCTGCGCTGTATGAAAGCTGGTCCATTCCGTTCTCCGTCATGCTGGTTGTGCCGCTGGGGGTCATTGGGGCTCTTCTCGCAGCGTCGCTGCGCGGGTTAAACAACGACGTCTATTTCCAGGTCGGTCTGTTGACGACGATTGGTTTATCGGCGAAAAACGCCATCCTGATCGTCGAATTTGCTAAAGACCTGATGGATAAAGAAGGCAAAGGCATTATTGAAGCCACGCTGGAAGCTTCCAGGATGCGCCTTCGACCGATCCTGATGACGTCCCTGGCCTTTATTCTTGGCGTCATGCCGCTGGTAATCAGCACCGGGGCCGGGAGCGGCGCGCAAAACGCCGTCGGTACGGGCGTTATGGGGGGAATGCTTTCCGCAACCCTTCTGGCGATTTTCTTCGTGCCTGTTTTCTTTGTGGTTGTTCGGCGACGGTTTACTCACCATAAAGGTTAA
- the envR gene encoding acrEF/envCD operon transcriptional regulator, translated as MARKKKEEAQQTRQQLIEAAIGQFATRGVASTTLTDIADAAKVTRGAIYWHFTSKSEIFNAIWEQQLPLRDIIHDRLSLSDSDDPLLKLREQFITALQYIAHEPRQCALLQILYHKCEFSSDMISEREIRKRIGFNDDTLRAALETCISRNIISPQVNVDLTLIVFHGFFSGIIKNWLMNNDSFNLYQQAPALVDSILATLPVIRVSPDEGAYCSAPGNISPRAQSASMVCALTGLPNR; from the coding sequence ATGGCGCGTAAAAAGAAAGAAGAGGCTCAACAAACCCGGCAGCAGCTGATTGAGGCGGCTATCGGACAGTTTGCCACGCGTGGCGTAGCCAGCACGACGCTGACGGATATCGCTGATGCCGCTAAGGTGACGCGCGGTGCGATCTACTGGCACTTCACCAGTAAATCTGAAATATTTAATGCCATCTGGGAACAGCAATTACCGCTTCGCGACATTATTCACGACAGGCTTTCGCTTTCCGATAGTGACGATCCATTGTTAAAACTTCGTGAGCAATTTATTACCGCGCTGCAGTATATTGCCCATGAACCCCGACAATGCGCGCTTTTACAAATTCTGTATCATAAGTGTGAATTTAGCAGTGATATGATTTCTGAGCGCGAAATCAGAAAGCGTATCGGATTCAACGATGACACGCTACGCGCCGCGCTGGAGACCTGTATTTCGCGAAACATCATTTCGCCACAGGTGAATGTTGATCTCACCTTGATTGTATTCCACGGTTTTTTTAGCGGAATAATCAAAAACTGGTTAATGAATAACGACAGTTTTAATCTTTATCAGCAGGCTCCCGCTCTGGTCGATAGCATACTGGCGACACTCCCGGTTATTCGCGTGTCGCCAGATGAGGGTGCTTACTGCTCAGCGCCAGGTAACATTTCCCCTCGGGCACAAAGTGCCTCTATGGTCTGCGCGCTGACGGGTTTACCTAACAGATAA
- the dusB gene encoding tRNA dihydrouridine synthase DusB, translating into MRIGHHQLRNRLIAAPMAGITDRPFRTLCYEMGAGLTVSEMMSSNPQVWESDKSRLRMVHVDEPGIRTVQIAGSVPEEMADAARINVESGAQIIDINMGCPAKKVNRKLAGSALLQYPDQVKAILTAVVSAVDVPVTLKIRTGWSPEHRNCVEIAQLAEDCGIQALTIHGRTRACLFNGEAEYDSIRAVKQKVSIPIIANGDITDPLKARAVLDYTGADALMIGRAAQGRPWIFREIQHYLDTGELLAPLPLAEVKRLLCSHVRELHDHYGQAKGYRIARKHVSWYLQEHAPDDQFRRTFNAIEDASVQLEALEAYFENLA; encoded by the coding sequence ATGCGCATCGGACACCACCAGCTTAGAAATCGCCTGATCGCAGCCCCAATGGCAGGTATTACAGACCGGCCGTTCAGGACGCTGTGCTATGAGATGGGAGCCGGTTTAACCGTATCCGAGATGATGTCGTCTAACCCGCAGGTTTGGGAAAGCGATAAATCCCGCCTTCGGATGGTGCACGTTGATGAACCAGGTATTCGCACCGTGCAAATTGCCGGAAGCGTGCCTGAAGAGATGGCAGATGCCGCGCGGATTAACGTGGAAAGTGGTGCCCAGATTATTGATATCAATATGGGGTGCCCGGCCAAAAAGGTGAATCGCAAGCTTGCAGGTTCAGCCCTTCTGCAATACCCCGACCAGGTGAAAGCTATCCTGACGGCGGTTGTCAGCGCGGTGGACGTTCCTGTTACGTTGAAGATTCGCACGGGTTGGTCGCCGGAACACCGTAACTGTGTAGAGATTGCCCAACTGGCCGAAGACTGTGGCATTCAGGCCCTGACCATCCATGGACGCACTCGCGCCTGTTTGTTCAACGGTGAAGCTGAATACGACAGCATTCGGGCAGTTAAGCAGAAAGTTTCCATTCCGATTATCGCGAATGGCGACATAACTGACCCGCTTAAAGCCAGGGCTGTACTCGACTATACGGGAGCTGATGCTCTGATGATAGGACGTGCAGCTCAGGGAAGACCCTGGATCTTCCGGGAAATCCAGCATTATCTGGACACTGGGGAGCTGCTTGCCCCGCTGCCTCTGGCAGAGGTTAAGCGCTTGCTTTGTTCGCATGTTCGGGAACTGCATGACCACTACGGTCAGGCAAAAGGGTACCGAATTGCGCGTAAACACGTCTCCTGGTATCTCCAGGAGCACGCTCCAGATGACCAGTTTCGGCGCACATTCAACGCCATAGAGGATGCCAGCGTACAGCTGGAGGCGTTGGAGGCATACTTCGAAAATCTTGCGTAA
- a CDS encoding efflux RND transporter periplasmic adaptor subunit — MTNHFRLLPLFGFIVCTVLLTGCDGQENQQQHLQAPQVSVHIVKSAPLAVTTELPGRTDAFRVAEVRPQVSGIILRRNFAEGSDVKAGESLYQIDPATYQAAYDSAKGELAKAQAAANIAHLTVKRFLPLVGTQYVSKQEYDQAVATAQQADASVVAAKAGVESARINLAYTKVTSPVDGRIGKSSVTEGALVTNGQAAALATVQQLDPIYVDVTQSSNDFMRLKQTSLQKGDTASSVELLMENGQPYPLKGTLQFSDVTVDESTGSITLRAIFRNPQHQLLPGMFVRARIDEGTQPDAILVPQQGVTRTPRGDATVLVVNDKNQVEPRTVVAPQAIGDRWMVTEGLKNGDRVIVSGLQKVRPGVTVVATPDTTTTPAG; from the coding sequence ATGACGAATCATTTCAGACTCTTGCCTTTATTCGGTTTCATTGTCTGCACGGTACTGCTCACTGGATGCGATGGTCAGGAGAATCAACAACAGCATCTGCAGGCGCCTCAGGTCAGCGTGCATATTGTGAAAAGCGCGCCTCTGGCTGTCACCACTGAACTCCCGGGCAGAACAGATGCATTTCGCGTTGCGGAGGTTCGTCCTCAGGTCAGCGGCATTATTCTTCGCCGTAACTTCGCGGAGGGTAGCGATGTAAAAGCGGGCGAGTCACTCTACCAGATCGATCCTGCGACCTATCAGGCGGCCTATGACAGCGCGAAAGGCGAACTGGCGAAGGCTCAGGCGGCAGCCAATATTGCTCACCTGACGGTAAAACGTTTTCTCCCGCTGGTAGGCACCCAGTATGTCAGTAAGCAGGAGTACGACCAGGCCGTGGCGACGGCTCAGCAGGCAGATGCCAGCGTGGTTGCCGCAAAAGCGGGCGTTGAAAGCGCACGTATCAACCTTGCCTACACCAAAGTGACCTCTCCGGTTGATGGTCGTATCGGAAAATCCAGCGTGACCGAAGGGGCGCTGGTGACGAACGGGCAAGCCGCAGCGCTGGCAACGGTCCAGCAGCTCGATCCGATTTATGTCGATGTCACCCAGTCCAGCAATGATTTTATGCGCCTGAAACAGACGAGCCTGCAAAAAGGCGATACCGCCAGCAGCGTTGAACTGCTGATGGAGAACGGGCAGCCCTATCCGCTGAAAGGCACATTGCAGTTCTCTGACGTCACGGTTGATGAAAGTACCGGCTCGATCACCCTGCGCGCCATTTTCCGGAACCCTCAGCATCAGCTGTTACCCGGCATGTTCGTTCGCGCCCGCATTGATGAAGGCACCCAGCCGGATGCGATTCTGGTACCACAGCAGGGCGTGACCCGCACACCGCGAGGCGATGCAACCGTCCTGGTGGTGAACGATAAAAACCAGGTTGAGCCGCGAACCGTCGTGGCCCCTCAGGCAATTGGCGATCGCTGGATGGTAACGGAAGGGCTGAAAAACGGTGATCGCGTGATTGTCAGCGGGCTACAGAAAGTCAGACCCGGGGTAACCGTCGTCGCCACGCCGGATACCACCACGACGCCAGCCGGTTAA
- a CDS encoding putative bifunctional diguanylate cyclase/phosphodiesterase encodes MLVSQYNPILVVLSFVVAILAAYTALNMAARVAGSEGVAARVWLAGGGIAMGIGVWAMHFIGMLAMDLSMSMSYNATLTVLSMVIAVGSSLFALWLVSCEQLRLRRLLPGALVMGSGIVAMHYTGMAALEVMPGIIWDKMWVAISVVIALAASLAALWLTFRLRREAAQVVLMRMGAAITMGIAIAGMHYAGMKAAQFPMSTMVHHEGINGSWLAVLVSVVALSILGITLLVSMLDARLQARTALLASSLAEANRELAQLALHDTLTRLPNRILLEDRLDQAISKADREGNHFALMFMDLDGFKAINDAYGHDVGDRLLVAVTQRLLLLLKGQFTLARIGGDEFVLLAEGEGPDDAASLANSLVRAIDSPFNLSPYELVVTLSIGIALYPHDGKTERELMFNADAAMYHTKHMGRNGYHFFQPSMNTLAQTHLQLMNDLWMAIDRNELRLLYQPKFHAPAGPVLGFEALLRWQHPKQGLLTPDLFLPLAEKTGLIVPIGNWVIHEACRQLREWHLQGHQSWSMAVNLSTLQFEQPSLVKTVLDCLALHQVPPEMLILEVTETTAMSNPDESVRVLTELTDAGVKASIDDFGTGYSSLLYLKRLPACELKIDRAFVKELSGESEDATIVSAIVALAKTLNLKVVAEGVETEAQQAFLTELGCNTLQGYLLGKPVSAQTIEALCARGEMLPGAEQ; translated from the coding sequence ATGCTGGTCAGCCAATACAACCCTATCCTTGTCGTCCTCTCCTTTGTTGTTGCCATTCTTGCTGCGTATACCGCGCTGAACATGGCTGCACGCGTCGCCGGGAGTGAAGGTGTCGCTGCCCGCGTCTGGCTGGCTGGCGGCGGTATTGCTATGGGCATCGGCGTGTGGGCCATGCATTTTATCGGCATGCTGGCGATGGACCTCTCCATGAGCATGAGCTACAACGCCACCCTGACGGTGTTATCCATGGTCATCGCCGTGGGTTCGTCGCTGTTTGCGCTATGGCTCGTGAGCTGCGAGCAACTACGCCTGCGCCGACTGCTGCCCGGCGCGCTGGTGATGGGGAGCGGTATTGTTGCTATGCATTACACCGGCATGGCGGCGCTGGAAGTGATGCCCGGGATTATCTGGGACAAGATGTGGGTGGCCATTTCGGTCGTGATTGCGCTTGCCGCTTCGCTCGCGGCATTATGGCTGACCTTCCGCCTGCGTCGCGAAGCCGCTCAGGTCGTGCTGATGCGCATGGGTGCCGCCATCACGATGGGAATTGCCATTGCCGGCATGCACTATGCCGGGATGAAAGCGGCGCAGTTTCCGATGTCCACAATGGTTCACCATGAGGGTATCAACGGGAGCTGGCTGGCGGTGCTCGTCAGCGTCGTCGCGCTCTCTATTCTTGGGATCACCCTACTGGTGTCGATGCTGGATGCCCGCCTTCAGGCACGTACCGCCCTTCTGGCCTCGTCGCTGGCAGAAGCTAACCGGGAACTCGCTCAACTGGCGCTACACGATACCCTGACGCGCCTGCCCAACCGTATCCTGCTGGAAGACAGACTCGATCAGGCCATCAGCAAAGCCGATCGTGAAGGGAACCACTTTGCCCTGATGTTCATGGATCTTGACGGCTTTAAAGCCATCAATGATGCCTACGGCCATGATGTTGGTGACAGGCTGCTGGTCGCCGTTACGCAGCGTCTGCTGCTGCTTCTGAAAGGCCAGTTCACCCTTGCACGTATCGGCGGTGATGAATTTGTTCTGCTGGCAGAGGGAGAAGGTCCGGACGACGCGGCATCGCTGGCAAATTCGCTGGTGCGCGCGATCGATAGCCCGTTCAATCTCAGCCCCTATGAACTGGTAGTGACCCTCAGCATTGGTATCGCGCTCTACCCTCACGACGGCAAAACCGAGCGTGAGCTGATGTTTAACGCCGACGCGGCGATGTATCACACGAAGCATATGGGCCGTAACGGTTACCACTTTTTCCAGCCCTCCATGAACACTCTGGCGCAGACCCATCTCCAGTTAATGAACGATCTGTGGATGGCAATCGATCGCAATGAGCTGCGCCTGCTGTATCAGCCAAAATTTCACGCCCCGGCGGGCCCGGTCCTCGGATTCGAGGCGTTATTGCGCTGGCAGCATCCTAAGCAGGGGCTACTGACGCCGGACCTTTTTCTGCCGCTGGCGGAAAAAACGGGGCTAATCGTCCCCATTGGCAACTGGGTGATTCATGAAGCCTGCCGCCAGCTGCGGGAATGGCATCTCCAGGGGCATCAAAGCTGGTCAATGGCGGTAAACCTGTCGACACTGCAGTTTGAACAACCTTCACTGGTTAAAACGGTTCTCGACTGCCTGGCACTTCACCAGGTGCCACCGGAAATGTTGATCCTCGAAGTGACGGAAACCACGGCGATGAGCAACCCGGATGAGAGCGTACGCGTGCTGACAGAGCTGACGGATGCGGGCGTGAAGGCCTCCATTGATGATTTTGGCACCGGATATTCGAGCCTGCTGTACCTCAAGCGATTACCGGCCTGCGAATTGAAAATCGACAGGGCGTTTGTGAAAGAGCTCAGCGGCGAGAGCGAGGATGCCACTATTGTCTCAGCAATTGTGGCTCTCGCTAAAACACTTAACCTGAAAGTCGTGGCTGAAGGTGTGGAAACCGAAGCGCAGCAAGCCTTTTTAACCGAGCTTGGCTGTAACACCCTTCAGGGTTATCTGTTAGGTAAACCCGTCAGCGCGCAGACCATAGAGGCACTTTGTGCCCGAGGGGAAATGTTACCTGGCGCTGAGCAGTAA
- a CDS encoding DUF2556 family protein, with amino-acid sequence MIRKYWWLVVFAISVLIFDTLLMQWIELMSTETDKCRNMNSVNPLKLVNCSELD; translated from the coding sequence ATGATTCGTAAATACTGGTGGCTGGTTGTCTTTGCAATCTCCGTTCTCATTTTCGATACACTCCTGATGCAGTGGATTGAACTGATGAGCACCGAAACCGATAAGTGTCGCAATATGAACTCCGTTAATCCGCTGAAACTCGTGAACTGCTCAGAGCTCGACTAA
- a CDS encoding lipoprotein translates to MKRFISVALLAALLAGCAHDSPCVPVYDDQGRLVHTNTCMKGTTQDNWETAGAIAGGAAAVAGLTLGIVALTK, encoded by the coding sequence ATGAAAAGATTCATTTCCGTTGCACTTCTCGCTGCGCTGCTTGCTGGTTGCGCGCACGACTCTCCATGTGTACCGGTTTACGACGACCAGGGCCGACTGGTTCATACCAATACCTGTATGAAAGGCACCACCCAGGATAACTGGGAGACTGCGGGTGCTATCGCCGGCGGTGCTGCCGCAGTAGCGGGTCTGACGCTGGGTATTGTTGCCCTGACCAAGTAA
- the fis gene encoding DNA-binding transcriptional regulator Fis — protein sequence MFEQRVNSDVLTVSTVNSQDQVTQKPLRDSVKQALKNYFAQLNGQDVNDLYELVLAEVEQPLLDMVMQYTRGNQTRAALMMGINRGTLRKKLKKYGMN from the coding sequence ATGTTCGAACAACGCGTAAATTCTGACGTACTGACCGTTTCTACCGTTAACTCTCAGGACCAGGTAACTCAAAAGCCCCTGCGTGACTCGGTTAAACAGGCACTGAAGAACTATTTTGCTCAACTGAATGGTCAGGATGTTAATGATCTGTATGAGCTGGTATTGGCTGAAGTTGAACAGCCACTGTTGGACATGGTGATGCAATACACCCGCGGTAACCAAACCCGCGCTGCGCTGATGATGGGTATCAACCGTGGTACTCTGCGTAAGAAACTGAAAAAATACGGCATGAACTGA